A genomic segment from Diospyros lotus cultivar Yz01 chromosome 5, ASM1463336v1, whole genome shotgun sequence encodes:
- the LOC127801057 gene encoding uncharacterized protein LOC127801057 isoform X2: MKGQEVRDCLLGCLFAYGAIARSGRLTEEWVSDKNSPSVKEFTSSLISLAAKKRYLQEPAMSVILDLVEKLPVEALLNHLLEAPGLYEWFEQANEVGNPDALLLVLKVRERVSVDGKVFGKLLPDPYSSTGFFSADHLASLANCFKESTFCQPRVHSIWPAMINILLPDSFLQDIGSISGLNSVKKHKKNRKCSSEEEIEKNLRCFCEVIIEGCLLLSSHDRKHLAFDILLLLQPRLPAAYIPVVLSYKLVQCLMDILSTKDSWLYKVAQYFLKELSDSLKNDDVRRVAVIVALQKHSNGKFDSVTRMKTVKDLMAEFKTESGCLLFIQNLMNMFLDEGTASDEPSDQSQTTDDNSEIGSMEDKDSVGTMVTSDFLKSWVVDSLPSILKHLQLDPEAKFRLQKEILKFLAVQGIFSSSLGTEVTSFELQEKFRWPKSATSGALCRMCIEQVQSLLANAQKGEGSHMGTSVLDTNDLGSYFMRFLGTLCNIPSVSLFRTLSSEDEKAFKKLQAMETRLSREERNCGLSSDANKLHALRYLLIQLVLQILLRPGEFFEAASELIICCKKAFSTPDLLDSSGEDETDDDGTPELMDVLVDTLLSLLPQASAPMRLAIEQVFKYFCKDIRDDGLLRMLRVIKKDLKPARHHDTDSEDNDNDDDEDILGIEEAEDSDEAETGETAESDEQTDDSEAVVGAEAVEKELPEASDDSDGGMDDDAMFRMDTYLVKIFKERKNQAGGETAQSQLVLFKLRVLSLLEIFLHENSGKVQVLKVYSNLAQAFVNPNTTEGSEQLGQRIWGILQKKIFKAKDYPRGEAVQLPMLESLLEKNLKLASKPFKRKKSVISQSKKKQSASWNRHKMITSLAQNSVLWILKIIDARKFPESEMQQVFDIFRNALAAYFDSKKSQMKPEFLKEIFRRRPWIGHHLFEFLLEKCRCSKAEFRRVEALDLVIEILKSLVSISADESARTASIKTLSRHLPKLCHLIGELVSHMPEKHSRRAEVRKFCSKVFQIIRSLNLSESFLKALDSNAHAACESQLGELFLTLKKAER; encoded by the exons ATGAAGGGTCAG GAAGTGAGGGACTGTCTATTGGGTTGCTTGTTTGCTTATGGAGCCATTGCGCGTTCAGGAAGGCTAACTGAAGAGTGGGTGTCTGATAAAAACTCTCCTTCCGTCAAAGAATTTACCAGTTCTCTTATTTCCCTTGCAGCAAAGAAGCGATACTTGCAAGAGCCTGCCATGTCAGTTATCCTGGACTTGGTGGAAAAG TTGCCAGTGGAAGCATTGCTTAACCATTTACTTGAAGCTCCTGGACTTTATGAGTGGTTTGAACAAGCCAATGAAGTTGGAAATCCTGATGCATTGCTTCTAGTTCTTAAAGTACGAGAGAGAGTTTCTGTAGATGGTAAAGTTTTTGGCAAACTTCTGCCTGATCCGTATAGCTCTACTGGGTTTTTTTCAGCTGATCATTTAGCCTCCCTAGCCAATTGCTTTAAG GAATCTACCTTCTGTCAGCCCCGAGTTCATAGCATCTGGCCTGCAATGATAAATATCCTTTTACCTGATTCGTTTTTGCAAGATATAGGTTCAATATCAGGCTTAAATTCTGTTAAGAAGCACAAAAAAAATCGAAAGTGTAGCTCCGAAGAAGAGATTGAGAAAAACCTTAGATGTTTTTGTGAAGTTATTATTGAAGGATGCCTCCTCTTGTCCTCTCATGACCGTAAACATTTGGCCTTTGATATTCTGCTTCTTCTCCAACCAAGGCTTCCTGCTGCATATATTCCAGTTGTGCTGTCATACAAACTTGTTCAGTGTCTGATGGATATTCTTTCCACTAAGGATTCTTGGCTGTACAAAGTTGCACAGTATTTTCTAAAAGAACTGTCTGACTCACTGAAGAATGATGATGTCAGAAGAGTGGCTGTTATTGTGGCCCTGCAGAAGCACAGCAATGGGAAGTTTGATTCTGTAACACGGATGAAAACTGTGAAAGACTTGATGGCAGAATTCAAAACTGAATCTGGCTGCTTGCtgtttattcaaaatttaatgaaCATGTTTCTGGATGAAGGCACTGCTTCAGATGAACCTTCTGACCAGAGTCAAACAACAGATGATAATTCAGAGATAGGCTCAATGGAGGATAAAGATTCTGTTGGAACAATGGTGACTTCTGATTTTCTGAAGAGCTGGGTTGTAGATTCCCTCCCCAGCATTTTGAAGCATTTGCAGCTTGATCCTGAAGCAAAGTTTCGGCTGCAAAAGGAAATTTTGAAGTTTTTAGCTGTTCAGGgcatattttcttcttctcttggcACTGAAGTGACATCTTTTGAATTACAAGAGAAGTTTAGATGGCCAAAATCTGCCACCTCAGGTGCTCTTTGCAGGATGTGCATTGAGCAAGTTCAGTCATTGCTGGCAAATGCTCAAAAGGGAGAGGGGTCCCATATGGGGACAAGTGTCCTTGATACTAATGATCTTGGGTCTTATTTTATGCGTTTCCTTGGTACTTTGTGCAACATTCCCTCAGTTTCACTCTTTAGGACATTGAGCAGTGAGGATGAAAAAGCATTCAAAAAGCTGCAAGCAATGGAAACTAGGCTATCCAGGGAG GAAAGGAACTGTGGACTCAGTTCAGATGCAAATAAGTTGCATGCTCTGAGGTACTTGCTTATCCAATTGGTGCTGCAGATTCTCCTTCGACCAGGGGAATTCTTTGAAGCTGCCTCGGAACTTATTATTTGCTGTAAGAAAGCTTTTTCCACTCCCGATCTTCTTGACTCTTCTGGAGAAGATGAAACAGATGATGATGGGACGCCTGAGTTAATGGATGTCCTTGTGGATACACTTCTTTCTTTACTGCCGCAGGCATCTGCTCCTATGCGTTTGGCTATTGAACAG gtttttaaatatttctgcAAGGATATTAGGGATGATGGCCTACTACGGATGTTGCGGGTTATTAAGAAAGATCTTAAACCAGCAAGGCATCATGATACTGACAGTGAAGACAatgacaatgatgatgatgaagatattctAGGTATTGAAGAAGCTGAGGACTCGGATGAGGCTGAGACAGGTGAAACCGCTGAGAGTGATGAGCAGACAGATGACTCAGAGGCAGTAGTTGGAGCTGAGGCAGTTGAAAAAGAACTTCCCGAAGCTTCTGATGATTCTGATGGGGGAATGGACGATGATGCAATGTTCCGCATGGATACTTATCTTGTGAAGATTTTTAAGGAGCGCAAGAACCAGGCTGGGGGTGAAACTGCTCAGTCGCAGCTTGTACTCTTTAAACTCCGAGTTCTCTCACTATTGGAGATTTTCTTGCATGAAAATTCAg GGAAGGTGCAGGTTTTGAAGGTGTACTCTAACCTTGCCCAGGCTTTTGTGAACCCTAATACTACAGAGGGTAGTGAGCAGCTTGGTCAGCGAATTTGGGGGATtctgcaaaagaaaatttttaaagcAAAGGACTACCCAAGGGGAGAAGCTGTGCAACTACCTATGCTTGAATCTCTGTTGGAAAAGAACCTGAAGTTGGCATCAAAACCATTTAAGAGAAAGAAATCTGTTATCAGTCAATCAAAGAAGAAGCAGTCAGCTTCGTGGAACAGACACAAGATGATAACATCCCTTGCTCAAAATTCAGTACTTTGGATTTTAAAGATCATTGATGCAAGAAAGTTTCCTGAATCTGAAATGCAGCAGGTTTTTGATATTTTCCGGAATGCTTTGGCGGCATATTTTGATAGCAAAAAGTCTCAAATGAAGCCTGAGTTCTTGAAAGAAATATTTAGGAGGAGACCATGGATTGGTCATCATCTCTTTGAATTCCTTTTAGAGAAATGCCGTTGCTCAAAAGCAGAGTTTCGGCGAGTGGAAGCGCTTGACTTGGTGATTGAAATACTCAAGTCACTGGTCTCTATTAGCGCTGATGAAAGTGCACGGACTGCATCAATTAAAACTTTGAGCAGGCATCTTCCGAAACTGTGTCATCTGATTGGGGAGTTGGTATCACATATGCCAGAAAAGCATTCTAGACGGGCTGAAGTGCGTAAATTCTGCAGCAAGGTCTTCCAGATTATAAGAAGCCTTAACCTGTCTGAATCATTTCTTAAAGCTTTGGACTCCAATGCCCATGCTGCTTGTGAATCTCAACTTGGGGAGTTGTTTCTTACCTTGAAGAAGGCTGAACGGTAG
- the LOC127801058 gene encoding heat shock 70 kDa protein, mitochondrial-like — protein sequence MATAALLRSLRRRDLTSACKSVVGNAKSPWATSHLGHKWAYLARPFSSKPAGNDVIGIDLGTTNSCVAVMEGKSPKVIENAEGARTTPSVVAFNQKGELLVGTPAKRQAVTNPTNTVFGTKRLIGRRFDDPQTQKEMKMVPYKIVRAPNGDAWVEANGQQYSPSQIGAFVLTKMKETAESYLGKTVTKAVITVPAYFNDAQRQATKDAGRIAGLDVERIINEPTAAALSYGLNNKEGLVAVFDLGGGTFDVSILEISNGVFEVKATNGDTFLGGEDFDNALLEFLVNEFKRTEGIDLSKDRLALQRLREAAEKAKIELSSTSQTEINLPFITADASGAKHLNITLTRSKFETLVNHLIERTRPPCKSCLKDAGITTKDVDEVLLVGGMTRVPKVQEVVSEIFGKSPSKGVNPDEAVAMGAAIQGGILRGDVKELLLLDVTPLSLGIETLGGIFTRLINRNTTIPTKKSQVFSTAADNQTQVGIKVLQGEREMAADNKMLGEFELVGIPPAPRGLPQIEVTFDIDANGIVTVSARDKTTGKEQQITIRSSGGLSEDEIEKMVKEAEMHALKDQERKALIDLKNSADTTIYSIEKSVSEYKDKVPAEVISEIESAVADLRNAMGKDDIEEIKAKLDAANKAVSKIGQHMTGGAAGSSGSGNSEGGEQPSEAEYEEVKKK from the exons ATGGCGACGGCGGCGTTGCTCAGATCTCTTCGTCGGCGCGACCTCACCTCCGCCTGCAAATCT GTGGTGGGTAATGCCAAGTCACCATGGGCTACCTCACATTTGGGTCATAAATGGGCTTACCTTGCCAGGCCATTCAG TTCAAAGCCTGCTGGAAATGATGTAATTGGAATTGACTTGGGTACCACAAACTCATGTGTAGCGGTTATGGAGGGCAAG AGCCCTAAAGTTATAGAAAATGCTGAGGGAGCTCGGACCACACCTTCAGTGGTAGCTTTCAACCAAAAGGGAGAGCTTCTTGTAGGAACACCTGCCAAACGGCAAGCTGTAACTAATCCTACGAACACCGTTTTTGGGACCAAGCGCCTCATTGGGAGACGTTTTGATGATCCCCAAACACAAAAGGAAATGAAGATGGTCCCATACAAGATTGTCAGGGCTCCCAACGGGGATGCTTGGGTGGAAGCCAATGGGCAACAATATTCCCCAAGCCAAATTGGTGCCTTTGTCCTAACTAAGATGAAAGAAACTGCTGAGTCATACCTCGGGAAGACAGTTACAAAAGCTGTGATCACTGTACCAGCTTATTTCAATGATGCTCAGAGGCAAGCAACAAAGGATGCTGGGCGAATTGCAGGTCTTGATGTTGAGAGAATCATTAATGAGCCTACTGCGGCTGCACTTTCCTATGGTTTGAACAATAAGGAAGGTCTTGTAGCAGTTTTTGATCTTGGTGGCGGAACCTTTGATGTTTCCATTCTTGAAATTTCTAACGGTGTTTTTGAG GTCAAAGCAACAAATGGTGATACATTCTTGGGAGGGGAGGACTTTGACAATGCTCTATTGGAGTTCTTAGTGAATGAGTTCAAAAGAACTGAGGGAATTGATCTATCGAAGGACAGGCTTGCTCTCCAGAGGCTACGGGAAGCTGCCGAGAAGGCTAAGATTGAATTGTCATCAACATCCCAGACTGAGATCAACCTGCCATTTATCACAGCTGATGCCTCAGGAGCGAAGCATTTGAATATCACATTGACTAGATCGAAGTTTGAAACATTGGTTAATCACTTGATTGAGAGGACAAGGCCCCCATGCAAGAGCTGTTTGAAGGATGCTGGCATAACAACCAAAGATGTGGATGAGGTTCTTCTTGTGGGAGGAATGACCCGTGTTCCTAAAGTGCAGGAAGTGGTATCTGAAATCTTTGGTAAGAGCCCAAGCAAAGGTGTGAACCCCGATGAGGCTGTTGCCATGGGGGCTGCCATCCAGGGTGGTATTCTTCGTGGAGATGTTAAGGAATTGCTCCTGCTAGATGTCACTCCACTCTCACTTGGTATTGAGACACTAGGTGGTATCTTCACCAGGTTGATCAACAGGAACACAACCATTCCAACAAAGAAAAGCCAG GTGTTCTCAACGGCAGCTGACAACCAAACGCAAGTGGGTATTAAAGTACTGCAAGGTGAACGTGAGATGGCAGCTGACAACAAGATGCTTGGTGAGTTTGAGCTTGTTGGTATCCCACCGGCTCCTAGAGGCCTTCCTCAAATAGAAGTGACATTTGATATCGACGCCAATGGTATTGTTACCGTCTCTGCCAGAGACAAGACCACCGGCAAAGAACAACAAATCACCATCCGTTCTTCTGGAGGCCTCTCAGAAGATGAGATCGAGAAGATGGTGAAAGAAGCTGAGATGCATGCTCTGAAGGATCAAGAAAGGAAAGCTTTGATTGATCTCAAGAACAGTGCAGATACCACCATTTACAGTATTGAAAAGAGCGTTAGCGAGTACAAGGATAAGGTTCCAGCTGAGGTCATTTCAGAGATCGAGTCTGCTGTTGCAGACTTGAGGAATGCGatggggaaagacgacattgaGGAGATCAAAGCCAAGCTTGATGCTGCAAACAAGGCTGTTTCAAAGATTGGACAGCACATGACAGGAGGCGCCGCCGGCAGTTCTGGCTCTGGAAACTCAGAGGGCGGTGAGCAACCTTCTGAGGCAGAGTATGAGGAGGTAAAAAAGAAGTAG
- the LOC127801057 gene encoding uncharacterized protein LOC127801057 isoform X1 encodes MGSKKRESTAADKVENQFDNDAGLEPLKKKMKREKKKEVADGLHAPSTTQSITPMERKKKRKTLDKERHRAASDDVEAKPKTLNLKSNEAEAPMSTSVSSSLPEFHISVFKDLASADTCVRVAAVESLVTELREVQTAYNKLEKKELVKGGLQLEAEKDDGLNNCAPSLRYAVRRLIRGVSSSRECARQGFALGLTTLIGAIPSIKVDALLKLIVELLEVSSSMKGQEVRDCLLGCLFAYGAIARSGRLTEEWVSDKNSPSVKEFTSSLISLAAKKRYLQEPAMSVILDLVEKLPVEALLNHLLEAPGLYEWFEQANEVGNPDALLLVLKVRERVSVDGKVFGKLLPDPYSSTGFFSADHLASLANCFKESTFCQPRVHSIWPAMINILLPDSFLQDIGSISGLNSVKKHKKNRKCSSEEEIEKNLRCFCEVIIEGCLLLSSHDRKHLAFDILLLLQPRLPAAYIPVVLSYKLVQCLMDILSTKDSWLYKVAQYFLKELSDSLKNDDVRRVAVIVALQKHSNGKFDSVTRMKTVKDLMAEFKTESGCLLFIQNLMNMFLDEGTASDEPSDQSQTTDDNSEIGSMEDKDSVGTMVTSDFLKSWVVDSLPSILKHLQLDPEAKFRLQKEILKFLAVQGIFSSSLGTEVTSFELQEKFRWPKSATSGALCRMCIEQVQSLLANAQKGEGSHMGTSVLDTNDLGSYFMRFLGTLCNIPSVSLFRTLSSEDEKAFKKLQAMETRLSREERNCGLSSDANKLHALRYLLIQLVLQILLRPGEFFEAASELIICCKKAFSTPDLLDSSGEDETDDDGTPELMDVLVDTLLSLLPQASAPMRLAIEQVFKYFCKDIRDDGLLRMLRVIKKDLKPARHHDTDSEDNDNDDDEDILGIEEAEDSDEAETGETAESDEQTDDSEAVVGAEAVEKELPEASDDSDGGMDDDAMFRMDTYLVKIFKERKNQAGGETAQSQLVLFKLRVLSLLEIFLHENSGKVQVLKVYSNLAQAFVNPNTTEGSEQLGQRIWGILQKKIFKAKDYPRGEAVQLPMLESLLEKNLKLASKPFKRKKSVISQSKKKQSASWNRHKMITSLAQNSVLWILKIIDARKFPESEMQQVFDIFRNALAAYFDSKKSQMKPEFLKEIFRRRPWIGHHLFEFLLEKCRCSKAEFRRVEALDLVIEILKSLVSISADESARTASIKTLSRHLPKLCHLIGELVSHMPEKHSRRAEVRKFCSKVFQIIRSLNLSESFLKALDSNAHAACESQLGELFLTLKKAER; translated from the exons ATGGGTAGCAAGAAAAGAGAGTCCACTGCAGCAGACAAAGTAGAAAACCAGTTTGATAACGACGCAGGGTTGGAgccattgaaaaagaaaatgaaaagggaaaagaagaaagaagttgCAGATGGGCTTCATGCCCCATCAACTACACAATCTATTACAccaatggagagaaagaagaaaagaaaaacactgGACAAAGAGAGGCACCGTGCTGCTTCTGATGATGTGGAAGCAAAGCCGAAAACTTTAAATTTGAAGTCCAATGAGGCTGAAGCACCTATGTCGACTTCAGTGAGTAGTAGTTTACCTGAGTTTCATATTAGTGTTTTCAAGGACCTTGCATCAGCCGATACTTGTGTAAGAGTAGCAGCAGTGGAATCATTGGTAACAGAGTTGCGAGAAGTTCAGACAGCTTATAATAAGCTTGAGAAAAAGGAGCTTGTCAAGGGTGGATTGCAATTGGAAGCAGAAAAGGATGATGGCTTGAACAATTGTGCTCCTTCTTTGAGATATGCTGTTAGGAGACTTATACGTGGTGTTTCTTCATCGAGAGAG TGTGCAAGACAAGGCTTTGCCCTAGGTTTAACTACTTTAATTGGTGCAATTCCTAGCATCAAAGTTGATGCATTGTTGAAACTGATAGTTGAACTGTTGGAGGTTTCTTCTTCAATGAAGGGTCAG GAAGTGAGGGACTGTCTATTGGGTTGCTTGTTTGCTTATGGAGCCATTGCGCGTTCAGGAAGGCTAACTGAAGAGTGGGTGTCTGATAAAAACTCTCCTTCCGTCAAAGAATTTACCAGTTCTCTTATTTCCCTTGCAGCAAAGAAGCGATACTTGCAAGAGCCTGCCATGTCAGTTATCCTGGACTTGGTGGAAAAG TTGCCAGTGGAAGCATTGCTTAACCATTTACTTGAAGCTCCTGGACTTTATGAGTGGTTTGAACAAGCCAATGAAGTTGGAAATCCTGATGCATTGCTTCTAGTTCTTAAAGTACGAGAGAGAGTTTCTGTAGATGGTAAAGTTTTTGGCAAACTTCTGCCTGATCCGTATAGCTCTACTGGGTTTTTTTCAGCTGATCATTTAGCCTCCCTAGCCAATTGCTTTAAG GAATCTACCTTCTGTCAGCCCCGAGTTCATAGCATCTGGCCTGCAATGATAAATATCCTTTTACCTGATTCGTTTTTGCAAGATATAGGTTCAATATCAGGCTTAAATTCTGTTAAGAAGCACAAAAAAAATCGAAAGTGTAGCTCCGAAGAAGAGATTGAGAAAAACCTTAGATGTTTTTGTGAAGTTATTATTGAAGGATGCCTCCTCTTGTCCTCTCATGACCGTAAACATTTGGCCTTTGATATTCTGCTTCTTCTCCAACCAAGGCTTCCTGCTGCATATATTCCAGTTGTGCTGTCATACAAACTTGTTCAGTGTCTGATGGATATTCTTTCCACTAAGGATTCTTGGCTGTACAAAGTTGCACAGTATTTTCTAAAAGAACTGTCTGACTCACTGAAGAATGATGATGTCAGAAGAGTGGCTGTTATTGTGGCCCTGCAGAAGCACAGCAATGGGAAGTTTGATTCTGTAACACGGATGAAAACTGTGAAAGACTTGATGGCAGAATTCAAAACTGAATCTGGCTGCTTGCtgtttattcaaaatttaatgaaCATGTTTCTGGATGAAGGCACTGCTTCAGATGAACCTTCTGACCAGAGTCAAACAACAGATGATAATTCAGAGATAGGCTCAATGGAGGATAAAGATTCTGTTGGAACAATGGTGACTTCTGATTTTCTGAAGAGCTGGGTTGTAGATTCCCTCCCCAGCATTTTGAAGCATTTGCAGCTTGATCCTGAAGCAAAGTTTCGGCTGCAAAAGGAAATTTTGAAGTTTTTAGCTGTTCAGGgcatattttcttcttctcttggcACTGAAGTGACATCTTTTGAATTACAAGAGAAGTTTAGATGGCCAAAATCTGCCACCTCAGGTGCTCTTTGCAGGATGTGCATTGAGCAAGTTCAGTCATTGCTGGCAAATGCTCAAAAGGGAGAGGGGTCCCATATGGGGACAAGTGTCCTTGATACTAATGATCTTGGGTCTTATTTTATGCGTTTCCTTGGTACTTTGTGCAACATTCCCTCAGTTTCACTCTTTAGGACATTGAGCAGTGAGGATGAAAAAGCATTCAAAAAGCTGCAAGCAATGGAAACTAGGCTATCCAGGGAG GAAAGGAACTGTGGACTCAGTTCAGATGCAAATAAGTTGCATGCTCTGAGGTACTTGCTTATCCAATTGGTGCTGCAGATTCTCCTTCGACCAGGGGAATTCTTTGAAGCTGCCTCGGAACTTATTATTTGCTGTAAGAAAGCTTTTTCCACTCCCGATCTTCTTGACTCTTCTGGAGAAGATGAAACAGATGATGATGGGACGCCTGAGTTAATGGATGTCCTTGTGGATACACTTCTTTCTTTACTGCCGCAGGCATCTGCTCCTATGCGTTTGGCTATTGAACAG gtttttaaatatttctgcAAGGATATTAGGGATGATGGCCTACTACGGATGTTGCGGGTTATTAAGAAAGATCTTAAACCAGCAAGGCATCATGATACTGACAGTGAAGACAatgacaatgatgatgatgaagatattctAGGTATTGAAGAAGCTGAGGACTCGGATGAGGCTGAGACAGGTGAAACCGCTGAGAGTGATGAGCAGACAGATGACTCAGAGGCAGTAGTTGGAGCTGAGGCAGTTGAAAAAGAACTTCCCGAAGCTTCTGATGATTCTGATGGGGGAATGGACGATGATGCAATGTTCCGCATGGATACTTATCTTGTGAAGATTTTTAAGGAGCGCAAGAACCAGGCTGGGGGTGAAACTGCTCAGTCGCAGCTTGTACTCTTTAAACTCCGAGTTCTCTCACTATTGGAGATTTTCTTGCATGAAAATTCAg GGAAGGTGCAGGTTTTGAAGGTGTACTCTAACCTTGCCCAGGCTTTTGTGAACCCTAATACTACAGAGGGTAGTGAGCAGCTTGGTCAGCGAATTTGGGGGATtctgcaaaagaaaatttttaaagcAAAGGACTACCCAAGGGGAGAAGCTGTGCAACTACCTATGCTTGAATCTCTGTTGGAAAAGAACCTGAAGTTGGCATCAAAACCATTTAAGAGAAAGAAATCTGTTATCAGTCAATCAAAGAAGAAGCAGTCAGCTTCGTGGAACAGACACAAGATGATAACATCCCTTGCTCAAAATTCAGTACTTTGGATTTTAAAGATCATTGATGCAAGAAAGTTTCCTGAATCTGAAATGCAGCAGGTTTTTGATATTTTCCGGAATGCTTTGGCGGCATATTTTGATAGCAAAAAGTCTCAAATGAAGCCTGAGTTCTTGAAAGAAATATTTAGGAGGAGACCATGGATTGGTCATCATCTCTTTGAATTCCTTTTAGAGAAATGCCGTTGCTCAAAAGCAGAGTTTCGGCGAGTGGAAGCGCTTGACTTGGTGATTGAAATACTCAAGTCACTGGTCTCTATTAGCGCTGATGAAAGTGCACGGACTGCATCAATTAAAACTTTGAGCAGGCATCTTCCGAAACTGTGTCATCTGATTGGGGAGTTGGTATCACATATGCCAGAAAAGCATTCTAGACGGGCTGAAGTGCGTAAATTCTGCAGCAAGGTCTTCCAGATTATAAGAAGCCTTAACCTGTCTGAATCATTTCTTAAAGCTTTGGACTCCAATGCCCATGCTGCTTGTGAATCTCAACTTGGGGAGTTGTTTCTTACCTTGAAGAAGGCTGAACGGTAG